A portion of the Gossypium arboreum isolate Shixiya-1 chromosome 8, ASM2569848v2, whole genome shotgun sequence genome contains these proteins:
- the LOC108468546 gene encoding GDSL esterase/lipase At1g29660-like, whose protein sequence is MAYKLLKSLEVVAISVLFVILQNWANAKPQVPCYFIFGDSLSDNGNNNNLNTLAKVNYSPYGIDFPKGPTGRFSNGKNMQDYIAEYLGFTRSMPPFAESKGESILNGVNYASGAAGIRDETGKDLGDRIPLDKQIQNHKIIILRLSRLMRNNIETRLLLNRCIYSIQIGSNDYINNYFKPEFYDTSRRFTQMQYATLLVHQLSNQLKTLYNNGARKFAVYGLSLIGCAPFAISEYGTNGSFCVDKLNNAAALFNERLMLLIHQLNNDLPYAKFTYLTPSPNSTTFVTNGTCCTIGGGGGELCLKNSKPCSNRGRFLFWDGFHPTEAWNEKVAERAYSSESSLEANPFNIHKLAKL, encoded by the exons ATGGCATATAAGCTTCTTAAGTCATTGGAGGTGGTGGCGATTTCAGTGCTGTTTGTAATATTGCAAAACTGGGCAAATGCAAAGCCCCAAGTGCCATGCTATTTCATTTTTGGGGACTCCTTATCCGATAATGGCAACAACAATAACCTTAACACCTTGGCCAAAGTCAACTATTCACCCTATGGCATTGATTTTCCCAAAGGACCAACAGGAAGGTTCAGCAATGGCAAAAACATGCAGGATTATATTG CTGAGTATTTGGGGTTCACACGTTCTATGCCTCCTTTCGCCGAATCAAAAGGGGAAAGCATTTTGAATGGTGTGAACTATGCGTCTGGTGCTGCCGGCATTCGTGACGAAACTGGAAAAGATCTG GGTGATCGAATACCCTTGGACAAGCAGatacaaaatcacaaaattataATATTGAGACTTTCTAGGTTAATGCGAAATAATATAGAGACTAGATTGCTCTTAAACCGatgtatttattcaattcaaatcgGAAGCAACGACTACATCAACAATTATTTCAAGCCAGAGTTCTATGACACTAGTCGACGCTTTACTCAGATGCAATATGCTACATTGCTCGTTCACCAACTCTCGAACCAACTTAAG ACTTTGTACAACAATGGCGCAAGGAAGTTTGCGGTGTATGGACTGTCACTTATTGGTTGCGCCCCATTCGCAATTTCGGAGTACGGAACCAATGGATCATTTTGTGTCGATAAATTAAACAACGCTGCTGCACTTTTCAACGAGAGGCTTATGCTATTGATACATCAACTTAACAATGATCTACCCTATGCTAAATTTACTTATCTTACTCCTTCTCCAAATTCGACGACATTCG TGACGAATGGTACGTGTTGCACAATTGGCGGTGGCGGCGGAGAGCTTTGTCTCAAAAATTCGAAGCCGTGCAGTAATCGAGGGCGATTCCTATTTTGGGACGGTTTCCATCCTACCGAGGCTTGGAACGAGAAGGTTGCCGAAAGGGCTTATAGCTCCGAATCTTCTCTCGAAGCTAATCCGTTTAACATTCATAAATTAGCAAAACTCTAA